The Setaria viridis chromosome 6, Setaria_viridis_v4.0, whole genome shotgun sequence genome includes the window cggtctcgagctacgaggagaaggtcgctgctggggatctacagggagcggtcttgagctctgaggagatggctccaggccaggaatgatgatgtagcgttttcgccatagaatgatcccatgaagcgcatctgccagtgtcctttccctatcgcctcccgggaggtcgagctctaggccttcatattggctatcaacaatttgctctacgcggacgctggcgtagctaggtggaatctccatgccatgactgctctgccccgtagggttgctaacgcactcccgtacgctacctgtacatatagcagaagtaaacaagttattaaactccgatcacgaggcgtgaatcaattgacaagattgcataaatattatgtataagtataccttaatagtgaggttgcgaccggtgcatgcagctcacatgtggtgcattgcatcatggcatccacggggaaccgttgctcctccacgggtaacctgggcgtctgcgcatcggggacccttgtagaagcacaactgctcaagaggcattgagaagggctggcgtagtttggattcggcaatgctccagattgggccaactccgcaactgcatgggccactcgacgattgatttcctccaacattctttgttcttgtgcctgcgcTTTGGATtttagcatctgccgccagctctcctcgatctgttcctttctttgcttgcggcttctgtacgatgcgctatcgcctcggaaagcaaacttccacaaaATGACCTCGAACCCTctgcaacgtcctgggtgcttgGGATTACCGAGGgtcaatgtgagctcatcattctctcggtccaccttcaacctcccaaccttagaatcttcaatgttcttcataagacgtttggccttctcacgtattgtgtcattgaaaatcaacgtcctatcctcttggctcagggagcctccatgagcctaataccaattttttgatcgttcgagccattcaatagttgtagGTACAATTCCccattcgatcagatcttgttccgtcttcctccatttgggaattgctgtgccataaccacctcgccctagatgatgatggtagcccttctgaccagcatttgtagtgttggtcaggatctttttcacactgtcttcactcctcttatattcaacaaatgcctcccagtggtccctcaactttggtcacgcattgaagtctggagtttggcccttcttaatgtagttggcatccagcgtcttcttgaatgtctggaattgtgtagccatcttcttcagcatccacgctttcacatccttttcaatatatccttcggagAATGTGAAacgtctcttgacatcttcccacagcatattattttctgtctctgggagggcgtacggattagtgcttctgcccttccattctctgatgctgataggcacgttgtcccagatgattgccccgatctgactcacgtacttctttgctactttctcgggagcaaccggcctacACTCTTccgtcacttccgtgatgacaagcctcccttccatcacctttgtatgaCCTCAGGTCTTCTACCCTTACgttgatccagagggctaacagttcaagattcgttaattagtacgtagtagtaacggtggcgtgaaacaatacaatttatatatacctcaccggaaccttccaccacggcaaggtgttgctggggctcatgctcttcattcccatcggcggacatgttgaggaacatgtccgcctgggtgccctcttcatcggtgtacgatattggaaggttgttgctactaccatcaccagcgattatctgctcgatgagataccttgcggtcttgtcgtctgccatttcaactattgattgaaacatacatggaatcatacatcacagtcatagaaatcaccttagttatatgtacataagggtatatacatgaaatcataaaataacatgaatcccacaaagttcggaatgtttatacaaatttcaacaaattagtagtactttgtatgaatttctagcaaatttctactaatttatatatatttattggaatttctagcaaattactaataattcctactaattttacaataacatgaatcccacaaaattcggaatgtttatacaaatttcaacaaattagtagtactttgtacgaatttccaccaaatttctactaatttatacatatgtattggaatttctagcaaattactactaattcctactaatttgattttctaactaatatacaaatatctattgatttataactaattcgttcccggcgccagtgccggcggacctcacgtggtcgacggtgcctaggttgggcgacgaggtggctggggcggcgggacggcggaggtggggacggagcgaggtggccgtggcaatgattaatttctaacctaggcggagccctTCGTAACCCGGGattaactaattactactaattactactaatttccactaatttgattttctaactcatatacaaatatctattgattttctaactaattactactcatttctatttattttctaactaaaaaattaaaaaggcCCTTGTTGACGCAAGccgtgggcttgcgtcagcaagagcggtacgttcccggcgccagtgccggcggacctcgcgcagtcgatggtggccggggcgacgaggtggccggggtggcgggacagcggcggccggggcggcgggacgtcGGAGGCGAGGACGGAGCGAAGCAAacgccgggcggaggcggccggcaaCGAGAGGCGATGAGGCGGCGTGCGCaacagaggcggcgacgaggccccgcgatgCAGGCAGCCAGCGGCGATGAGGTCGAGGGGGCACGAcagaggaggatcgaggcgggccggggcgatggaggaggaggcggtccgggcgcgggtgaggcggtcgggcggcgggacgatgATGGCCGAGGCAATgggggaggacgacgatggctgCCGGcaagggaggcggacgggcggcgacggagcaggagCGTGGGATCTTGGcaaaattttggctaagtgtaactggcgtggggggtagaagaggctacaatGCCTTAATTCCCCCCGCcccccgttttatcccggttcgtaatggcacccgggactaaaggcccttttgtcccgggtcccattaccaaccgggataaaagcccccccccttttatcccagttggtgatgggacccgggacaaaagggtacgtccacCTGGCGGGACTGGaaacctacccttttatcccgggtgccaacaccaaccgggataaaaggacccccattttatcccagttgctaactggaaccgggataaaagggtacgtccccgaCAAGAATCGAAaacgacccttttatcccggttgcagttgtcaaccgggataaaaggggagccttttgtcccggtttcaattggcacccgggataaaaggtcattttcccacactttcatctcccgcctgttttttggaaaaggattttatttatattttcactgCATctcaggatgcaaaaacaaaaaacttcatgtattttgtacatgcaaaaatatatttaattagcgagtatattgacaataagtgtgatttaatcattaattctatatcagttcatttagcctctaaaatatttattttactgcatcgttgtgatcaagaaattattcaattaaataatttcaatgtacaaaaaaatccatgtatgtatgtggttaacattgttcatgtttatctaataaatcttcacctaacaaatttaagaacacatgaaatcatacatagggtaaattaaaaattgtatcaagtactacacaaaggtcatgtaaatttagtgcattacaatacaacattGTAAAATTTTttcttcatgaaagttccttaatcatgatcgcggtgtaagtacggagcctcttctttggatagcaggatgcttggatcagcttcaactgcgaatggaggcatgccatcaaactgatcataatcatctgattggtctgttttatcctcgactcccacgatttttcttttacctggaagaactatgtggcactttggctcccatgtctcttctggatttctcttgggtttgctacacatgtccttcacatagaacacctgatgcacatcattggcaagtacgaatgggtcatcactgtatccagtcttgctcagatctactattgtcattccgtactgatctttgatacggcagttagcttcacccaattgcaaagaaatagagggatgtacatcGGTCCATATtccagttcccatatctcctgtatgaaaccataatacgatgccttgctattatttctatctatgacatctatgcggacaccactattctagttcgtgcttttctggtcctgggctctcgtgtaaaatgtataaccatttatctcatagccttggaattttaTGATTGTGTTAGCAGGTCCCatggctaaccaagcaagctgtgggtgaatctcagagttacccataagttgttggcgcaaccaggagggaaaagtttccatgtgatgacgggtaagccaagcatcggatttggtcgggcttttggaaactaccatctgcctgtgctgctcgatatacggagacacaaaggatgactgttgtagaatagtgtagtgtgccttgtcgaacaaatcagtatcattgctaaaacttgatttccttccaagggtgtccattccccggagcctccccttgtggcgtgaagttggaaccccaatcgagtcaattgaatcaataaaatcaacacaaaacttgatcacctcctctgttccatatcccttggcgatgcttccttctggacaggcacgattaagaacatagttttttaggactgccatgaacctctcaaaaggccacatattgtgtaggtatacaggtccgagaataccaatctcttttactaggtgaaccagtaagtgcgtcataatattgaagaaggatggtggaaataacaactcaaaactgacaagatattgcaccacatcgttctgtagctttgatagcttggatggatcgattgccttctgcgaaatcgcattgagaaatgcacatagctttacgagcggcaaccggacattttttggtagaacacccctcagtgcaaccagaagcaactgggtcatcaacatgtggtagtcatgggccttgagatttgtaaacttcttttgtttcatatttattatcctctttatattcgaggagtacccagacgagaccttcatactattcaagcattcgaacatgctatccttctcttccttgctgagagtgtaactggcaggacataagtagtgcttccattatctctcttttctggatgtaggtcatctcattgccctATGGCTtttaggtcctgtcgtgcttccaatgtatctttcgaggtcccataaaaacccatgaagcctagcacattcacgcatagattcttcgtcaggtgcatcatgtcTATTGTGTTGcaaacctctaggatttcccaataaggtagctcccaaaatattaactttttcttccacatgggtgcatgtctgtTATCGTCATTcgaaacaggttggctaccatgacccttttcaaagactacatttacatccttcatcatctcaaagacacgctttccattatggtgtgcaagTTTtatacgatggtctggcgcccctttgaaatgcatcccgctctttctcagctggtggtgagcagggagaaattgacgatgacccatatagacgaccttcttacagtgcttcaaatacatgctgtctatgtcgtctaaatagtgggtgtatgcccgatatcccttatttgtctgtcccgaaaggttactcagtgtaggccaatcattgatggttacgaacaacaatgctcgtagattaaagatctcttgtctatcctcatcccacacacgtacaccttcttccttttaGAGCTGTAAAAGATCATCAACCAAcgatcttaggtacacgtcaatatcgttgccgggttgttttgggccttggataagcgccggcatcataatcaacttctgcttcatgcacagccaaggaggaaggttgaacatacatagggtcacaagCCAAATACTATGGCCATttctcaactcaccgaatggattgaatccatcagtacttaaaccaaaccttatgttccttgcttcactttcaaagttcgggaatgctctatcaattgatctccactgggccccatctgcggggtgtctcagcatctcatcttccatacgttcttctttgtgccatcgcatcaacttagcattcgccttattcctgaacaagcgcttcaagcgtggtattatagagaaataccacatcaccttcgcgggaactctcttcttgggagactgcccctcgacatcactaggatcatctcgtctgatcttataccgcatcgcttcgcagacgggacaagcatccaatttctcgtattcatcaccacgatagaggatacagtaaTTAgagcatgcgtgtatcttctgaacatccaatctgAGAGGgaaaataatctgtttagcttcatatgttgtggacggtaattcattattctcgggaagaatcttgtTGACAATGTTCAATatcccctaaaatgccttatcggacacaccattttttgccttccattgcacaaattctagtgtcgtacctagttttttatggccctgctggcaatctgggtacaacaatttttggtaatcatctatcatgcgctgcaactttgctgcttccttctcagtttcataatctctatgtgcatctcgtatcacctgaccaaggtcatcagtagggccattttctgcaaacttatcttcatcagcctcgcccattgtagtatctgcaaaagcttggcctgcaacccagtccggaatgttgtcatcttcctccccctcctcgccatcttccattacaacccctcattcaccgtgcttggtccaaaccaaatagttaggcatgaaactgtatttaaacaagtggttgtgaataatcccccaggaatcctttgaatactccttcttgttattgcattggaagcatggacaacatacgaacccattctcaggcttgttcgctttggccacttcaagaaaataatgcaagccatcaataaacaccttgctccgcctgtctacattatacatccattgccagtccatctgcatcgtattacgcatgaaaatggattacacttgacaatggataacgcgtgaaaattgattaaagatccaaacaacatgatacaatacaacaacatgaagatccaaatacacatatttaaattaaatatccaaacaacatgatacaatacaacaagccatccactggttattatctaggaggactttaagcatccttgggcggtgaagatgaaggttctgTTGACCCAGCCTCAttcttaggtttatttgtgccgcctgaaatggtagtactaagtggacgtgaaacacccgggactgagggtggagcataacgacaaccaaaaggaggttcctgacccgcggcaacagcttcttcatgacgttgctgcaaataacgaaacattgctttttccagcgtgctcattttcttcgacttacgctgagggccaactatgattttccccttgccgaaagaggaaccatgatcgcccccaccatcgccacttcctccagtagcagaagccatctatgtataaaaattcttaccttagcactgcataagttgttgaacttgaagaccgtgatcatctcgcgagcatgtcctcaactaggcggcaccgcacttcgtcatgaaagaggttcgattctatggAAAAGGGGTCACGGTCACGAtatccgtatccactctttctcgtagaatcgaacctccttcttaacatacgttgctgctcggtggagaacatcctcgcagagatgaacacggtatgcaagttcaacaagtatggatttgaaaaacttaattgaatttgataagataaaccgtctagacaaggtagcatcattcttaaaccactgcaagaatacatactatatatgacacatcaatctccctcacattctagctcaaaatacctctcaattttctacttcatcacattctagcaattaatctttccatctccaaagcataaatcaaagcataacacgaggatgaagtagcaaaccttcacaacacttctGTTGGCtaagtgaaattcccacgaaaatgagggaaaaactttgggcagcacctcccttgcttcggcaccaccggagagtaggtgaagctcagctctctgtctatgtgCAGGActagctcgggctggaggaggaagaaaggcctctgtcttggtatataatgggaataagtttttatcccggttaaaaacatcttttctcccggttgaaagtttagtcccggttggagccttgTCCCGATTGAAAGCTACAACCGgaactaaactttttgtcccggttggagcctccaaccaggacaaaagggtgccgccaccgacgctcCGGAACTAGCTgttgcaatcgggactaaagggggacctttagtcccggttgcaattaccaaccgggactaaatctccCCTCTATTTTttcctaccgtggcgcacccccttttatcccgggccaactttaaaccgggataataGGAGGCGCATCGAAagctaattctctactagtaGACCCTCATGCACAGACTCCGCACAAACCATCGGTTAACTTATTTTTTAACCGTTTGTACCTACCCTTTTAGTGCTATGGGAGTATGTCACCCAGGTTGAGCCGAGCTCAGCCAAgttcttagagcaactccaacagactatctatttttttctcttcatttGACTCTCTAATCAAATTAGCAAAAATATTTCTCTTCATATTGAGTTGCTCATTCCAACAGACATCCATTTCCCACTCTCCAAATTCCAATAGCTAGGTTCCTCTCTAAAAATCTACACTCTCTTTCCACTCCAACAGCCTTTTCCATTTCACACTACAACAGACTCTCTATTTTGCACTTTCCATTTTGGGCGTGCACGTGGGATCCACATCTGGCAAGCCAAACTCGTTTGCCAATTTTGGAGAGTGTGGGTGAGTATTTGGCAAGTCGGATGCGCTAGCCTTGTAGATAGCAACTCTGTTGGAGCATACTTTTCCAGTAGACTTGTCAAATTTTGGCTAGGAGAGTGGAATAGTCattctgttggagatgctctaaccTAAAagcacctctctctctctaaacaGGCGCGAGAAGGCCCTTGGCCAACACGAAAACAAGCACAACGTGTCTCACGGACAGGCTTACTTTACGAGAAAATGTATACACTTTACATTGTTTGCACATGAGACGATCATAGATGCCCACCCACGACCCAATGACCAAAAGGATGATGGCTGACAACAAGTACACAGGTACATTATTAGGTCCATTATAAATATACCTTTATAACCAACACTTAACTTTAGATACAGCATATTTAAGTACATACTCAACGTGTCATGTTACTGCAGAGCACGAGTCAAGGCATTATTGTCCAagattatttatattttttcgtCCATTCGTGTCGACTACGACTGCGAATGTTGGCCACCAATAGCAAACACACTGCTCGGTCGTTCAGCTTTGCACGGGAACGACCTTATATGGTGATGCCACAAGGTGCAGTTGGTTCTTTCTCCTGAGCGTTGCACCCATGAGTATGTCCATGTCAATTTCATCGGACCGCATTCCGTTTGGGAGCCTCCAGTCGATGTAGTAGAGAAGGCGTGCAACAATAAGCTCCAGCGTAATCAGCCCAAAGTTATCACCGGGGCACCTTCTCCTTCCGATCCCAAATGGCAAGTACTCAAATCGGGAGCCTTTGTAGTCAATCGTGCCATCCTCAAACCTTTCCGGCTTGAACTTCTCTGGATCATGCCAATACTCGGGGCTCCTTGCCATAGCCCAAACATTGACCATGACCCTAGTGCCCTTCGTGACCTCGAACCCATGAATGTCGCATGTCTCTCGACAAAAATGGGGGAGGAGTAGAGGCGCCACTGGGTTCAGCCTCATGCTCTCCTTGATCACCATCTTAGTATAGTGTAGCTCGTCCATCTTACCCTCATGATCCTGTGGATGCTTATTGTCAAATACTCGTCGCACCTCAGCCTGTGCCTTGGCCATTACCTCCGGATTCCTCATGAGCTCAGACATGACCCACTCTGCAGCTGACGACGTCGTCTCCGTCCCTGCAGAGAACATATCCTAAATGAAAACAACTACATGAGCATGAATGAAAAAAAGGACTGAAACATCTAGAGTGATTCAAACGCTAAATCATTACCAGGATAATTGCCTTGATGGTTGTCGTGTCGATGGGGAATTCAAGATCCCCCTCGTCCCTTATCCGGAGGAGGACTCCCAGAAGGGAATCACCTCGCTGGGACTCACTTTGAGCTATGATCTTTTCTAAGACGGTGTCCATCCGCCAGCGTGCTCGCCACACCCTGCGCCTCAACCCAGTGAAGACGTCAATGAACCACAGCGATGGGAATAGGTCCCCAATGGTGTAGCCCCCGCTGACCTTGAGGGCCACATCAAGCGCCGAGAGGAACTGCTCCTGGAGATCGCTGCTGCAGACCTGGCCGAATGACGCCTTTGTTACGATCAAGTTCGAGCAGGACAAAAGCAGCCTGCCGAGATTTACGGGCTTGCCGCCTTGGCCAGCGGCTTGGATCTTCCTAACGAGGGACAAGATCTCTTCATCCCTGATGGGTGCGAACTGCCGCACCATTTTGGAACTGAGGAGCTCCACCGTGCAGAGCTTGCGCAGCGTCCGCCAATAGGGGCCGTATGGCGAAAACACAATATCGAGATTACCATAGCAGAAGATCTCTGAGAGCACAAGGCTCGGCCGCGACGCGAAGATGACATCCTTTTCCCGGAGCACCTcctgcgctgccgccggcgaggataTCACGACAGTGTCGATCTGGCCCAATCGGAGGAACATCACCGGGCCATGCTTCTTGGCTAGGTCCCGGAGAGCAACATGCGGATGCGACTTGACGAACTGGAGGAGGCTTCCAATCAAGGGG containing:
- the LOC117859811 gene encoding cytochrome P450 99A2, whose translation is MDLSAATLIFLSLISLPILVTLLSRNSKKRRPPGPRNLPLIGSLLQFVKSHPHVALRDLAKKHGPVMFLRLGQIDTVVISSPAAAQEVLREKDVIFASRPSLVLSEIFCYGNLDIVFSPYGPYWRTLRKLCTVELLSSKMVRQFAPIRDEEILSLVRKIQAAGQGGKPVNLGRLLLSCSNLIVTKASFGQVCSSDLQEQFLSALDVALKVSGGYTIGDLFPSLWFIDVFTGLRRRVWRARWRMDTVLEKIIAQSESQRGDSLLGVLLRIRDEGDLEFPIDTTTIKAIILDMFSAGTETTSSAAEWVMSELMRNPEVMAKAQAEVRRVFDNKHPQDHEGKMDELHYTKMVIKESMRLNPVAPLLLPHFCRETCDIHGFEVTKGTRVMVNVWAMARSPEYWHDPEKFKPERFEDGTIDYKGSRFEYLPFGIGRRRCPGDNFGLITLELIVARLLYYIDWRLPNGMRSDEIDMDILMGATLRRKNQLHLVASPYKVVPVQS